The following are encoded in a window of Prevotella melaninogenica genomic DNA:
- a CDS encoding YqiA/YcfP family alpha/beta fold hydrolase translates to MENQYKKTFPDLMVGKKIIYVHGFMSAGSSHTVQILRDYMPKATVIAPDLPIHPEEAMELLRNLVNTEKPDLIIGTSMGGMYTEMLYGVDRICVNPAFQMGTTISETNMMGKQVFQNPRQDGVQEVIVTKALVKEYKEITEKCFSQVTEEEQQRVFGLFGDADPVVHTFDLFNEHYPQAIRFHGEHRLIEKAVFHYLMPVIRWIDDRQEGRERRTVLIDQNTLADGYGKPKSSLNKAYEFLLDNYNVFFVCPAPTNNPSAITEQQAWIEDVFSAPAWNHTIFTNQPQLLYGDYFINSTEHDDFLGTSLLFGSEEFKTWEEIITFFERLGGQ, encoded by the coding sequence ATGGAAAATCAATATAAAAAGACCTTTCCCGACCTCATGGTAGGAAAGAAGATTATCTACGTTCACGGCTTTATGTCAGCTGGTTCAAGTCATACGGTACAGATACTGAGGGACTATATGCCCAAAGCTACAGTCATTGCGCCCGACCTCCCCATACATCCTGAGGAGGCAATGGAACTATTACGCAACCTTGTTAATACCGAAAAGCCCGACCTTATTATCGGTACTTCAATGGGAGGTATGTACACCGAGATGCTTTATGGTGTCGACCGTATCTGCGTGAATCCCGCTTTTCAAATGGGAACAACCATCAGCGAGACGAATATGATGGGCAAACAGGTGTTCCAAAATCCACGACAAGATGGAGTACAAGAGGTTATCGTAACCAAAGCATTGGTAAAGGAATACAAAGAGATAACTGAAAAGTGTTTCTCACAAGTGACAGAGGAAGAGCAGCAACGCGTCTTCGGACTCTTTGGTGATGCAGACCCTGTTGTCCACACCTTCGACCTTTTCAACGAACATTACCCTCAGGCGATCCGTTTTCATGGTGAACACCGACTCATCGAGAAAGCTGTTTTCCATTACCTCATGCCTGTTATCCGATGGATTGACGACCGACAGGAAGGGCGCGAGCGTCGTACGGTACTCATTGACCAGAACACCCTCGCTGATGGATACGGCAAACCGAAATCAAGTTTGAACAAAGCTTACGAGTTCTTACTTGATAACTACAACGTATTCTTCGTGTGTCCTGCACCAACCAACAATCCGTCAGCCATCACTGAACAGCAGGCATGGATAGAAGATGTCTTCAGCGCACCTGCATGGAACCATACGATCTTCACCAACCAGCCTCAACTTCTCTATGGCGACTACTTCATCAATAGTACCGAACACGATGACTTCCTCGGCACAAGCCTACTTTTCGGTAGCGAAGAGTTCAAGACTTGGGAGGAAATTATCACTTTCTTTGAACGCTTAGGAGGACAGTAA